A portion of the Collinsella aerofaciens genome contains these proteins:
- a CDS encoding DUF2142 domain-containing protein, translating into MMSFVRCKPAFLAFAGLFAVYSVFWYLNNPRLLVLLTIAISLIIILALGSVFASEKDCLKNEWVFLALLISFLIIFCLIFPPFTAPDEGHHYFSTYWLVDSLPFNAHVTKDGAFLVRDIDYALYNSRQPGDAINSASFDSAIDGFSLFGNGQLIPFSEFSFSVGSENVTAKLGSIIGLQIGLFFGLGAYPAFYMGRIGSALFFCFCAFQAYRIAPKGKSVIVFVSLLPMTLHLAASYSYDSGIIAYSLLLFACLMRGYFGEQRSIGNREIIIYLIISVLLAPCKVIYSGLILLGLFVPLSQFLDEKTGRFSKFLLIFCVVVSVLALRLASMSSLVSQPSDSSRGHEAGQLYSLGDILLHPKNSFLVLCRTFDSLGDFYWETTLGYSLGWLQENLRFPAFYMIPYLFFGFICCLDSSDEPSFLAAPVSFLFIFAFLLAALGSIASMWLAWTFNYENVIQGVQGRYFLPALPALLFGLRTRLFRFNSSSISVVTLGVCAMNCLYLIRFISVASCL; encoded by the coding sequence ATGATGAGTTTTGTAAGATGTAAACCTGCTTTTCTTGCTTTTGCCGGTTTATTTGCAGTCTATTCAGTATTCTGGTACTTAAATAATCCCAGATTGCTTGTTCTGCTTACAATTGCGATTTCGTTAATTATAATTCTCGCACTCGGCAGCGTATTTGCCAGTGAAAAGGATTGCCTTAAAAATGAGTGGGTATTCTTGGCACTGCTTATATCATTCTTAATCATTTTTTGCTTAATTTTCCCTCCGTTCACCGCGCCCGATGAGGGTCATCATTATTTTTCGACTTATTGGTTGGTTGATAGCCTTCCATTTAATGCTCATGTGACTAAAGACGGTGCTTTTCTGGTGCGAGATATTGATTACGCGCTGTACAATAGCCGCCAACCGGGCGATGCAATTAATTCAGCTTCATTTGATTCTGCTATTGATGGTTTTTCACTATTTGGAAATGGACAGCTGATTCCTTTTAGTGAATTTTCTTTTAGTGTCGGCAGCGAGAATGTTACTGCAAAACTAGGCTCTATTATTGGCTTGCAGATAGGGTTGTTCTTTGGGCTTGGAGCTTACCCCGCGTTCTATATGGGTCGAATTGGTTCGGCTCTCTTTTTTTGCTTCTGCGCTTTCCAAGCCTATCGAATTGCACCTAAAGGCAAATCGGTCATTGTATTCGTTTCATTGTTGCCCATGACGCTTCATTTGGCCGCCTCATATTCCTATGATTCTGGAATCATTGCTTATTCACTTTTGTTATTCGCATGTTTGATGCGCGGTTATTTTGGCGAACAGCGGTCGATAGGCAATAGAGAAATCATTATTTATTTAATCATTTCGGTTCTTTTGGCTCCGTGCAAGGTTATCTATTCAGGGTTGATTTTACTTGGATTGTTCGTCCCTCTTTCTCAGTTCCTTGATGAGAAGACCGGGCGTTTTAGCAAGTTCTTGTTGATCTTTTGCGTTGTTGTTTCTGTATTGGCCTTACGTTTGGCGTCGATGAGCAGCTTGGTTTCTCAGCCTTCAGATTCCTCTCGGGGCCACGAAGCGGGGCAGTTATATTCGCTCGGCGATATTCTGCTGCATCCAAAGAATAGTTTCCTTGTTTTATGTAGAACTTTCGACTCCCTAGGTGATTTCTATTGGGAAACGACCTTGGGCTATTCTCTTGGATGGCTTCAAGAGAACTTGCGTTTCCCTGCATTCTATATGATTCCTTATTTGTTTTTCGGGTTTATTTGCTGCCTTGACTCTAGTGATGAGCCTTCGTTTCTTGCTGCTCCAGTATCCTTTCTTTTCATTTTTGCTTTCCTTTTGGCTGCACTCGGTTCCATTGCATCGATGTGGTTGGCATGGACTTTCAACTATGAAAATGTAATACAGGGTGTTCAGGGGCGCTATTTTCTTCCGGCTTTACCAGCTTTGTTGTTTGGACTAAGAACTCGATTATTTAGGTTCAACTCTTCTTCCATTTCCGTTGTTACTCTTGGCGTCTGTGCTATGAACTGCCTATATCTTATTCGCTTTATTAGCGTCGCCTCCTGTTTGTAG